Proteins from one Nitrospiria bacterium genomic window:
- a CDS encoding NmrA/HSCARG family protein, producing the protein MAGKKIIAVIGATGAQGGGLVRAIVNDKSGEFTARALTRDPKSEKSMELAKMGVEVVAANVDDEGSLNKAFAGAHGAYCVTFFWAHFKPEQEIAEATAMAKAAKAAGVKHVIWSTLEDTRRWVPLSDNRMPTLGGQYKVPHFDGKGEADKIFTQVGAPTTCLLTSFYWDNFIYFGMGPKKGPDGRLAITFPMGDKKLPGIAAEDIGPCALGIFKKGKEFIGKTIAIAGDHPTGAQMAAAFAKALGQPVRYNDVPPEVYRGFGFPGADDLGNMFQFKRDFNDYFCGVRDLKFTRALHPGLQNFEQWLAKNKGRIPLG; encoded by the coding sequence ATGGCAGGGAAAAAAATCATCGCAGTCATCGGGGCGACGGGCGCACAGGGCGGCGGCCTGGTTCGCGCCATTGTTAACGACAAAAGCGGCGAGTTCACGGCGCGCGCGCTCACACGGGACCCGAAGTCCGAAAAGTCCATGGAGCTGGCCAAAATGGGGGTCGAGGTGGTGGCCGCAAACGTGGACGACGAGGGCAGCCTGAACAAGGCCTTCGCCGGAGCGCACGGAGCTTATTGCGTCACCTTCTTCTGGGCGCATTTCAAGCCCGAGCAAGAGATCGCCGAAGCGACCGCGATGGCCAAGGCGGCCAAGGCGGCCGGCGTGAAGCATGTCATCTGGTCGACGCTGGAAGACACGCGAAGGTGGGTGCCCTTGAGCGACAACCGGATGCCCACGCTCGGGGGCCAATACAAGGTCCCACACTTCGACGGCAAAGGGGAGGCCGATAAAATTTTCACACAGGTCGGCGCGCCGACCACCTGCCTGCTCACCTCCTTCTACTGGGATAACTTTATTTATTTCGGAATGGGGCCGAAGAAAGGCCCGGACGGTCGGCTTGCGATCACATTTCCGATGGGCGATAAAAAACTTCCCGGAATCGCCGCCGAGGATATCGGCCCCTGCGCCTTGGGAATCTTCAAGAAGGGGAAGGAATTCATCGGCAAAACGATCGCCATCGCCGGGGATCATCCGACCGGGGCGCAAATGGCCGCGGCCTTCGCCAAGGCCTTGGGCCAGCCGGTGCGCTACAACGACGTTCCGCCGGAGGTTTATCGCGGCTTCGGTTTTCCGGGGGCGGACGATCTGGGGAACATGTTCCAGTTCAAACGGGACTTCAACGATTACTTTTGCGGCGTGCGCGATCTGAAATTCACCCGCGCGTTGCATCCCGGGCTTCAGAACTTCGAGCAGTGGTTGGCGAAAAACAAGGGCCGCATACCGTTGGGGTAG